The following proteins come from a genomic window of Populus alba chromosome 12, ASM523922v2, whole genome shotgun sequence:
- the LOC118046329 gene encoding uncharacterized protein has translation MSPTNHQAKTSNMYPPPPLKVNNESHMIKKSSPPSSSSSSSSSSASSSLGIVGPVKPPQRHPVIIYTHSPKIIHTNPKDFMALVQKLTGLSRSEDDTAPQVKRENGGRREENKRKVKINDGNEGGLGDGQVQYSCFMQPLFQPPNLNYIQVFAPNSAGFLCANQPFYNYFPSPNRRNSTKSTLEVKNEFCGY, from the coding sequence atgaGCCCAACGAATCATCAAGCGAAGACCAGCAATATGTACCCTCCACCACCCTTGAAAGTCAACAATGAATCTCACATGATCAAGAAATCTTCGCCGCCGTCGTCTTCGTCGTCGTCATCTTCATCCTCCGCATCTTCTTCGCTCGGCATTGTAGGTCCTGTCAAACCGCCACAACGCCATCCAGTGATCATTTATACTCACTCGCCCAAAATCATCCACACAAATCCTAAAGATTTTATGGCACTGGTGCAGAAACTAACGGGTTTGTCGCGATCGGAGGATGATACCGCCCCTCAAGTAAAGCGAGAAAATGGTGGTCGTAGGGAGGAAAATAAGAGGAAGGTGAAGATCAATGATGGCAATGAAGGAGGCTTAGGGGATGGACAAGTTCAATATTCTTGTTTTATGCAACCTCTTTTCCAGCCACCAAATCTTAATTACATTCAAGTTTTTGCACCCAATTCAGCTGGATTTCTATGCGCAAACCAGCCATTTTATAACTATTTCCCTTCTCCAAATAGGAGGAATTCCACAAAGTCCACATTGGAGGTGAAGAATGAGTTCTGCgggtattaa